A region of Streptomyces deccanensis DNA encodes the following proteins:
- a CDS encoding LysR family transcriptional regulator — translation MSAAPYAVDPRLLRGFLAVAEELHFTRAAARLYVAQQALSRDVRRLERELGVELFVRSTRQVALTADGERLVPHARRVLEAQEELVAAFRQVRPLLVDLNSPGLATGARVLRRARELAPELELMARYESGLTHAAAEILAGRLDVSFGRFAGLDPAVRARLAQQPVRYAPMTVILPEDHRLAALDAVPLAELAGERVYAGAGNPRTREWTDLAARLFEGRGIEVAAPAPLAVGEEEFQRIMAKTRSPVLAVVDFPPMPGTVARPLVDPVPLSPVSLVWREGLNHPGLDALRRAAAELARAEVWLSHPEDGWIPPTDALIMMTFT, via the coding sequence ATGTCCGCTGCCCCGTACGCCGTCGATCCTCGGCTTCTGCGTGGGTTCCTCGCCGTCGCCGAGGAACTGCACTTCACCCGGGCCGCCGCTCGGCTCTACGTCGCCCAGCAGGCACTCAGCCGGGATGTGCGGCGGCTGGAGCGGGAGTTGGGGGTGGAGTTGTTCGTGCGCAGTACCCGGCAGGTGGCGTTGACGGCGGACGGGGAGCGGCTGGTGCCCCACGCGCGGCGGGTGCTGGAGGCGCAGGAGGAGCTGGTGGCCGCGTTCCGGCAGGTGCGGCCCCTCCTGGTGGACCTCAACTCGCCGGGGCTGGCCACCGGGGCACGGGTGCTGCGGCGAGCCCGGGAACTCGCGCCGGAGCTGGAGCTGATGGCCCGCTACGAGAGCGGGCTGACCCATGCGGCGGCCGAGATCCTGGCGGGGCGCCTCGACGTGTCGTTCGGGAGGTTCGCGGGGCTCGACCCCGCGGTGCGGGCGCGGCTCGCCCAGCAGCCGGTGCGGTACGCGCCGATGACGGTGATCCTGCCCGAGGACCACCGGCTGGCCGCGCTGGACGCCGTACCGCTGGCGGAACTCGCGGGCGAGCGGGTCTACGCGGGGGCCGGCAACCCCCGTACGCGGGAGTGGACGGACCTGGCGGCGCGGCTGTTCGAGGGGCGGGGGATCGAGGTCGCGGCGCCCGCCCCGCTGGCCGTGGGGGAGGAGGAGTTCCAGCGGATCATGGCCAAGACCAGGTCACCGGTGCTGGCGGTGGTGGACTTCCCGCCCATGCCGGGCACGGTCGCGCGGCCGCTCGTCGACCCCGTACCGCTGTCGCCCGTCTCGCTGGTGTGGCGCGAAGGGCTCAACCATCCGGGGCTGGACGCGTTGCGGCGGGCCGCCGCCGAGCTGGCGCGGGCGGAAGTATGGCTGTCACATCCGGAGGACGGGTGGATTCCGCCCACAGATGCACTCATCATGATGACCTTCACCTGA
- a CDS encoding ABC transporter substrate-binding protein has protein sequence MWAARRRMTAVAAAALSGALLLASCGGSDGDGGGDGKTLRLWHYEGPDSAMGVAWNAAIEEFEKTHPGVEVEFEEKGFEQIRKTAPMVLNSSDAPDLMEYNKGNATAGLLSKQGLLTDLTPEVTARGWDKKIGAGVRTTSQYDEDGVMGSGKWYGVPNYAEYTMVFYNKDLFAEHGIAEPTTFAELTAAMDEFVKAGITPLANAGAEYMAQQYLYQLALSKADRAWVDAFELYRGEVDFHDAAWTYGARTFADWVEKGYISEKSTGTKSEDAGVSFIQGKAPILFSGSWWYGRFQAENKFDWGTFPWPGTDLTLGSGGNLWVVPEGAKNKELAYDFIDITMSEKIQNLLGNEGGVPVAADPDAVTDPRAKELIADFNALAEKDALAFYPDWPVPGFYDVLVSETQKLITGSADPDAYLDAIGEAYEKDAPKR, from the coding sequence ATGTGGGCGGCACGAAGGCGTATGACGGCGGTCGCGGCGGCGGCCCTGAGCGGGGCCCTGCTCCTGGCCTCCTGCGGCGGTTCGGACGGCGACGGTGGCGGGGACGGGAAGACGCTCCGCCTCTGGCACTACGAGGGCCCCGACAGCGCGATGGGCGTGGCCTGGAACGCGGCGATCGAGGAGTTCGAGAAGACCCATCCGGGCGTCGAGGTCGAGTTCGAGGAGAAGGGTTTCGAACAGATCCGCAAGACCGCCCCGATGGTCCTCAACTCCTCCGACGCGCCGGACCTGATGGAGTACAACAAGGGCAACGCGACGGCCGGGCTCCTCTCCAAGCAGGGCCTGCTGACCGACCTCACCCCTGAGGTCACCGCGCGCGGCTGGGACAAGAAGATCGGCGCGGGGGTCCGTACCACCAGCCAGTACGACGAGGACGGGGTCATGGGCTCCGGCAAGTGGTACGGCGTGCCGAACTACGCCGAGTACACGATGGTCTTCTACAACAAGGACCTCTTCGCCGAGCACGGCATCGCCGAGCCGACCACGTTCGCCGAACTCACCGCCGCCATGGACGAGTTCGTGAAGGCGGGCATCACCCCGCTGGCCAACGCCGGCGCCGAGTACATGGCGCAGCAGTACCTGTACCAGCTGGCGCTGAGCAAGGCGGACCGTGCCTGGGTCGACGCCTTCGAGCTGTACCGGGGCGAGGTGGACTTCCACGACGCCGCGTGGACGTACGGGGCGCGGACCTTCGCCGACTGGGTGGAGAAGGGGTACATCAGCGAGAAGTCGACGGGCACGAAGTCCGAGGACGCGGGCGTCTCGTTCATCCAGGGCAAGGCGCCGATCCTGTTCTCGGGGAGCTGGTGGTACGGCCGCTTCCAGGCGGAGAACAAGTTCGACTGGGGCACCTTCCCGTGGCCCGGCACCGACCTCACGCTCGGCTCGGGCGGCAACCTCTGGGTCGTCCCCGAGGGCGCGAAGAACAAGGAACTCGCCTACGACTTCATCGACATCACCATGTCGGAGAAGATCCAGAATCTGCTGGGCAACGAGGGCGGGGTCCCGGTGGCCGCCGACCCGGACGCCGTCACCGACCCGCGGGCCAAGGAGCTGATCGCCGACTTCAACGCCCTCGCCGAGAAGGACGCGCTGGCCTTCTACCCCGACTGGCCCGTCCCCGGCTTCTACGACGTCCTCGTCTCCGAGACCCAGAAGCTGATCACGGGCAGCGCGGACCCGGACGCCTACCTGGACGCCATCGGGGAGGCGTACGAGAAGGACGCGCCGAAGCGATGA
- a CDS encoding MFS transporter — protein sequence MPRHDPDHPHMPLLTVTADTLVAADFSSRRRPGTAPRKGRGELRENPHPPAPADETHTPAPYRALFQRPGTRGFAAAALLARLPMGMFSVSAILMIAGAHGSYALAGAVVATGLAATALVAPWTARLVDRHGQARIAVPATAVALLGALFLIACVHWNAPAWTLFASYAATATVPNTGGMSRARWAHLLKDDPAALHTANSFEQAADELCFMIGPVVAAFLCTTLFAEAGTLVGGLLCMTGVLFFAAQRATEPPPTGRTTAKSPLRAPGIPPLLAVFLATGAVFGSLEVVTIAYADARGHASSAGVILGLQAAGSCAAGLAYGALRVTGPAERRFRRCLAAMAVLMALPWLSAVATGSLLFLAPALLLAGMATAPTMVTAMALVQHRTPRGQLNEGMTLAVTGLLGGIAGGSALGGWVVEHAPAAGAGPASDTVGFAVPVAAAALALLVAVIRPNSRAPIDAL from the coding sequence ATGCCGAGACACGACCCCGACCACCCCCACATGCCCCTGCTCACCGTCACCGCGGACACCCTGGTGGCAGCCGACTTCTCTTCTCGTCGCCGCCCAGGAACCGCGCCCCGAAAGGGGCGCGGGGAACTGCGCGAGAACCCCCACCCACCCGCACCCGCCGACGAAACACACACCCCGGCCCCCTACCGCGCCCTCTTCCAGCGCCCCGGCACCCGCGGCTTCGCCGCAGCCGCCCTCCTCGCCCGCCTCCCCATGGGCATGTTCAGCGTGAGCGCGATCCTCATGATCGCCGGCGCCCACGGCTCCTACGCCCTCGCCGGCGCCGTCGTCGCCACCGGCCTCGCCGCCACCGCCCTGGTCGCCCCCTGGACCGCCCGCCTCGTGGACCGCCACGGCCAGGCCAGGATCGCCGTACCCGCCACCGCCGTCGCCCTCCTCGGTGCCCTCTTCCTGATCGCCTGCGTCCACTGGAACGCCCCGGCCTGGACCCTGTTCGCCTCCTACGCGGCCACCGCCACGGTCCCCAACACGGGCGGCATGTCCCGCGCCCGCTGGGCGCACCTCCTCAAGGACGACCCGGCCGCGCTGCACACCGCCAACTCCTTCGAACAGGCGGCGGACGAGCTCTGCTTCATGATCGGCCCGGTCGTCGCCGCCTTCCTCTGCACGACGCTGTTCGCCGAGGCCGGCACCCTGGTCGGCGGTCTGCTCTGCATGACGGGCGTCCTGTTCTTCGCCGCCCAACGCGCCACGGAGCCGCCCCCCACCGGCCGTACGACCGCGAAGTCCCCCCTGCGCGCCCCCGGCATCCCCCCGCTCCTCGCCGTCTTCCTCGCCACCGGCGCGGTCTTCGGCTCCCTGGAGGTCGTCACCATCGCCTACGCGGACGCCCGGGGCCACGCCTCCTCGGCGGGGGTGATCCTCGGCCTCCAGGCGGCCGGCTCCTGCGCGGCGGGGCTGGCCTACGGCGCGCTGCGGGTGACGGGCCCGGCGGAGCGCCGTTTCCGCCGCTGCCTGGCCGCGATGGCCGTCCTGATGGCGCTGCCCTGGCTCTCCGCCGTCGCCACCGGGTCCCTGCTGTTCCTCGCCCCGGCCCTCCTGCTCGCCGGTATGGCCACCGCCCCCACGATGGTCACCGCCATGGCCCTGGTCCAGCACCGCACCCCGCGGGGCCAGTTGAACGAGGGCATGACCCTCGCCGTCACCGGTCTGCTCGGCGGGATAGCGGGCGGCTCGGCCCTGGGCGGCTGGGTCGTGGAACACGCCCCGGCGGCGGGCGCCGGCCCGGCCTCCGACACGGTCGGCTTCGCGGTGCCGGTGGCCGCGGCGGCCCTGGCCCTGCTGGTCGCGGTGATCCGGCCGAATTCCCGCGCACCCATTGACGCGCTCTGA